The following proteins are co-located in the Urocitellus parryii isolate mUroPar1 chromosome 15, mUroPar1.hap1, whole genome shotgun sequence genome:
- the Cxcl17 gene encoding C-X-C motif chemokine 17, which translates to MAGQLHCSQSEMKRNIVVEGLILYFLTPALKSVTSTGNPGVARGHRDQRQASGRRLLKSSQECECKDWFLRASKKKPMTAAGLPKKRCPCDHFTVSVKKTRHRRHHKKSNKHFKACRQFLQRCQLESFALPL; encoded by the exons atggctggccaactccattgctcccAGTCTGAGATGAAACGgaacatcgtggtggaagg GCTCATCTTGTACTTTCTtaccccagccctgaaatcagTCACTTCTACAGGGAACCCAG GGGTCGCCAGAGGCCACAGGGACCAACGCCAGGCTTCTGGGAGGAGGCTCCTGAAAAGCAGCCAAGAATGTGAGTGCAAAG ATTGGTTCCTGAGAGCCTCTAAGAAAAAACCCATGACCGCGGCCGGGCTGCCAAAGAAGCGATGTCCCTGTGATCATTTTACAGTCAGCGTGAAGAAAACCA GACACCGAAGGCACCACAAGAAGTCAAACAAGCATTTCAAAGCCTGCCGGCAATTTCTCCAACGATGTCAATTAGAAAGCTTTGCTCTGCCCTTGTAA